A DNA window from Setaria viridis chromosome 2, Setaria_viridis_v4.0, whole genome shotgun sequence contains the following coding sequences:
- the LOC117844429 gene encoding uncharacterized protein, with the protein MKLRRSSRKSFGMELGGLDSRPVTDGDGPLVQDAAMAQTDLQPEEHHAMTSSPGAISFVAALMQDVISSLTDVVVPAPEQQVPEKAVAAFGAATNVDISTFEHQVPEEAPAVVDVVPTSATLEQLIAGETTTTSGIVAADVALEPEIEVEAVTALDAMTVNASSYVGASTSLDAMSAEAKARAKVAKPTSAPAASVAEVGADLAALCLHLPQPGLSPCARAALASSAVGARAEVATARLPTGAAECAILPSINTSSTAMRMVINTRSCCFVYCNMQSVMSFVQRSFSHATRNMSIRLNPQYRSHFAGSKFRSSWKPFSAGSGGVTTRH; encoded by the exons ATGAAGCTGAGAAGATCGTCAAG GAAATCCTTTGGTATGGAACTCGGAGGGCTTGACTCGAGACCCGTGACTGATGGCGATGGCCCTTTAGTCCAGGATGCTGCCATGGCCCAAACAGATCTGCAGCCAGAGGAACATCATGCGATGACAAGTAGTCCAGGTGCCATATCATTTGTAGCAGCATtgatgcaagatgtcatatcatctttgactgatgttgtagtgccagcccccgagcaacaaGTACCTGAAAAGGCGGTGGCTGCTTTTGGTGCGGCGACCAATGTTGATATCTCGACCTTTGAGCATCAAGTACCCGAGGAGGCGCCAGCTGTTGTGGATGTGGTGCCTACTTCTGCAACCCTTGAGCAACTGATTGCTGGTGAAACGACAACTACCTCTGGCATCGTGGCTGCAGATGTAGCCCTCGAGCCAGAGATAGAAGTCGAGGCGGTGACAGCTCTTGATGCCATGACCGTCAATGCATCTTCCTACGTGGGGGCGTCGACAAGTCTTGATGCCATGTCCGCCGAAGCCAAGGCTAGGGCCAAGGTGGCCAAGCCGACCTCCGCGCCTGCCGCCTCCGTTGCCGAGGTCGGGGCCGATCTAGCCGCACTGTGCCTGCATCTTCCGCAGCCGGGGCTAAGCCCATGTGCTCGCGCCGCGCttgcctcctccgccgtcggAGCTAGGGCCGAGGTGGCCACGGCGCGCCTACCTACAGGTGCGGCAGAGTGCGCTATTCTCCCTAGTATAAACACTAGCTCGACTGCAATGAGGATGGTGATAAATACACGTTCTTGTTGTTTTGTTTACTGCAATATGCAGTCTGTAATGTCCTTCGTGCAGAGGAGCTTCTCTCAcgctactagaaatatgagcattcgtctCAACCCTCAGTACCGGTCACATTTTGCCGGATCCAAATTTAGGAGTTCCTGGAAGCCCTTTAGTGCCGGGTcgggtggtgttacgacccgGCACTAA